A single genomic interval of Actinomadura rubteroloni harbors:
- a CDS encoding oxidoreductase: MTGWTADDIPDLGGRRAIVTGANSGIGYHTALQLARHGAAVVLACRSAERGAQALGRLRAAVPGAAVELASLDLADLESVRAFAAAHDGPLDLLVNNAGVMALPHRTTADGFEMQFGTNHLGHFALTGLLLPALRATAAPRVVTVTSGFARVGRLRFDDLQSERRYRKWVAYADSKLANLVFAKELARRYSDVLSVAAHPGYASTNLQQAGPQMAGNAVTDRLAVLGNTLIGQSAAGGALPTLYAAASPDVVTGACYGPRGVFNLRGAPGRVPMGRTADRADLGRRLWETSERLTGVTFAPA, translated from the coding sequence ATGACGGGCTGGACGGCGGACGACATTCCCGACCTCGGCGGGCGGCGCGCGATCGTCACCGGCGCCAACAGCGGGATCGGGTACCACACCGCGCTGCAACTGGCGCGGCACGGAGCGGCGGTCGTCCTCGCTTGCCGCAGCGCCGAGCGCGGGGCGCAGGCCCTCGGCCGGCTTCGCGCCGCCGTCCCCGGCGCCGCCGTCGAACTGGCGTCGCTCGACCTCGCCGACCTGGAGTCGGTCCGCGCGTTCGCCGCCGCGCACGACGGGCCGCTCGACCTGCTCGTCAACAACGCGGGCGTGATGGCGCTGCCGCACCGCACGACCGCCGACGGCTTCGAGATGCAGTTCGGCACCAACCACCTCGGCCACTTCGCCCTGACGGGCCTGCTGCTGCCCGCCCTGCGCGCGACCGCCGCGCCGCGCGTGGTGACGGTCACCAGCGGGTTCGCCAGGGTCGGGCGGCTGCGCTTCGACGACCTGCAGAGCGAGCGCCGCTACCGCAAGTGGGTCGCCTACGCCGACTCCAAGCTGGCCAACCTGGTGTTCGCCAAGGAACTGGCCCGCCGCTACTCCGACGTCCTGAGCGTCGCCGCGCACCCCGGGTACGCGTCCACGAACCTCCAGCAGGCGGGCCCGCAGATGGCGGGCAACGCCGTCACCGACCGGCTCGCCGTGCTCGGCAACACCCTGATCGGGCAGTCCGCGGCGGGCGGGGCGCTGCCGACCCTCTACGCGGCGGCGTCCCCGGACGTCGTCACCGGCGCCTGCTACGGCCCGCGCGGCGTCTTCAACCTGCGCGGCGCGCCGGGCCGCGTCCCGATGGGCCGCACGGCGGACCGCGCCGACCTCGGCCGCCGCCTGTGGGAGACGTCCGAGCGCCTGACCGGCGTCACCTTCGCGCCCGCCTGA
- a CDS encoding DUF6493 family protein encodes MNVRDLVDAGDAAGVVRLVATMPEDERRATARALPALLRELKAGGWHPWGKDGERADALALAGAGCIAGAAAAATWLCKGDVADVGQRPRAYPALISAATAHRTAAWRADVAARMTGRLRFRDDPMMSVARWRAAAALTLAAGTAPPAGDAFVVGWATCTTALADDPFLSALLPRLFEADGVGAALQWDVGETAQVWTGVTRVERPSWLAALTALADAGRVDRDLLLDGCLGRFLRGGRSVDLQWFVRLYDALAPGPDETAARLRDHLRLLPSAPVPVAERALAAVRTADEAGGLDAAAFAEAAGALLFRPEKKLVKATLGWMDRTARRHGRVDATLRALPVLFSAEAADLRDRAVACAVKHAAHAGADVRAEIRDAAAELPAASRATIAEAFGAVAAPVALAFPDLPAYAPRPFPAPAGSAAELAERLAAARPDTAAWQDVERLVADVVAFAWRDGAALRAALDGVVPRHPDTRLAADFGTATTWLGLATGAVLDGRTRPRPKEAHARFRRDRPHGTGANRWLPPILQRFLAWRMREAADAVGRIPLLLATPTDASGALDPDVLLRRCAELDAAGVRPGRADAVQAVLRLPREAADVAERLVPGARAWFDAPAVACAVEPVRVGRGDRDYAPRLAGRVTLKEKVPAELDRAVRLPSGRSFGDAFATGYTISVDRWPGMLPHHREVAAAHLLPSLPLGMAVDWFPAGVTAGLAAAGGPAGPATAAVLACGLSGTPAARAEAVDALLVLAARDALAAADLGTAVAALAGQGIVKVNRVAESLGQAADAGAHRAVFAAVTAGLPVLLPAPGARAAAGLPDLLALAARIAETARLRADVPEVAAVAARGGSSRLVREAARLHQAANG; translated from the coding sequence ATGAACGTCCGGGACCTGGTCGACGCGGGCGACGCGGCGGGCGTCGTGCGGCTCGTCGCGACGATGCCCGAGGACGAGCGCCGCGCGACGGCCCGCGCGCTGCCCGCCCTGCTGCGCGAGCTGAAGGCCGGCGGCTGGCACCCGTGGGGCAAGGACGGCGAGCGCGCCGACGCGCTGGCCCTCGCCGGGGCGGGCTGCATCGCCGGGGCCGCCGCCGCGGCGACGTGGCTGTGCAAGGGCGACGTCGCGGACGTCGGGCAGCGCCCGCGCGCCTACCCCGCCCTGATCTCCGCGGCCACCGCGCACCGGACCGCCGCGTGGCGCGCGGACGTCGCCGCGCGGATGACCGGGCGGCTGCGGTTCCGCGACGACCCGATGATGTCGGTCGCGCGCTGGCGCGCGGCGGCGGCGCTGACGCTGGCGGCCGGAACCGCGCCGCCGGCCGGCGACGCCTTCGTCGTCGGCTGGGCGACGTGCACGACCGCGCTCGCCGACGACCCGTTCCTGTCCGCGTTGCTCCCCCGCCTGTTCGAGGCCGACGGCGTCGGCGCGGCGCTCCAGTGGGACGTGGGCGAGACCGCGCAGGTCTGGACGGGCGTCACGCGCGTCGAACGGCCGTCCTGGCTGGCGGCGCTCACCGCGCTGGCGGACGCGGGCCGCGTCGACCGGGACCTCCTGCTGGACGGCTGCCTCGGACGGTTCCTGCGCGGCGGGCGCTCGGTCGACCTCCAGTGGTTCGTCCGGCTCTACGACGCGCTCGCGCCCGGCCCGGACGAGACGGCCGCGCGGCTCCGCGACCATCTGCGGCTGCTGCCGTCCGCGCCCGTCCCGGTGGCGGAGCGGGCGCTCGCGGCCGTCCGGACGGCGGACGAGGCGGGCGGCCTCGACGCGGCGGCGTTCGCCGAGGCGGCCGGGGCGCTGCTGTTCCGGCCCGAGAAGAAGCTGGTCAAGGCGACCCTCGGCTGGATGGACCGCACCGCGCGGCGGCACGGCCGGGTGGACGCCACGCTGCGCGCGCTGCCCGTCCTGTTCTCCGCCGAGGCGGCCGACCTCCGGGACCGGGCCGTCGCGTGCGCGGTGAAGCACGCGGCGCACGCCGGAGCGGACGTCCGCGCCGAGATCCGGGACGCCGCCGCCGAGCTGCCCGCCGCGTCCCGCGCGACGATCGCGGAAGCGTTCGGCGCGGTCGCCGCGCCCGTCGCGCTCGCGTTCCCCGACCTGCCCGCCTACGCGCCCCGCCCCTTCCCCGCGCCCGCCGGTTCGGCCGCCGAGCTGGCGGAACGGCTCGCGGCGGCGCGGCCGGACACGGCGGCCTGGCAGGACGTCGAACGGCTCGTCGCGGACGTCGTCGCGTTCGCCTGGCGGGACGGCGCCGCGCTCCGGGCCGCCCTCGACGGCGTCGTCCCGCGCCACCCGGACACGCGGCTCGCGGCGGACTTCGGGACGGCGACGACGTGGCTCGGGCTCGCGACGGGGGCCGTCCTGGACGGGCGCACCCGGCCGCGTCCGAAGGAGGCGCACGCCCGCTTCCGCCGGGACCGGCCGCACGGCACCGGCGCGAACCGCTGGCTGCCGCCGATCCTCCAGCGGTTCCTGGCGTGGCGGATGCGGGAGGCGGCGGACGCGGTGGGCCGGATCCCGCTGCTGCTCGCGACGCCGACCGACGCGTCCGGGGCGCTCGACCCGGACGTCCTGCTGCGCCGGTGCGCCGAACTGGACGCCGCCGGGGTGCGGCCGGGCCGGGCCGACGCGGTCCAGGCCGTCCTGCGGCTGCCGCGCGAGGCCGCCGACGTCGCCGAGCGGCTGGTGCCCGGCGCACGCGCGTGGTTCGACGCGCCGGCGGTCGCGTGCGCGGTCGAGCCGGTGCGGGTCGGGCGCGGCGACCGCGACTACGCGCCGCGCCTCGCCGGACGGGTGACGCTCAAGGAGAAGGTGCCCGCCGAACTGGACCGGGCCGTGCGGCTGCCGTCCGGGCGGTCCTTCGGCGACGCGTTCGCCACCGGCTACACGATCAGCGTCGACCGGTGGCCCGGGATGCTGCCGCACCACCGCGAGGTCGCCGCCGCGCACCTGCTGCCGTCCCTGCCGCTCGGCATGGCCGTCGACTGGTTCCCCGCCGGGGTGACGGCGGGGCTCGCGGCGGCCGGCGGCCCGGCCGGGCCCGCGACCGCCGCCGTCCTCGCCTGCGGCCTGAGCGGCACGCCCGCCGCGCGGGCCGAGGCGGTGGACGCGCTGCTCGTCCTCGCCGCCCGCGACGCCCTCGCCGCCGCCGACCTCGGGACGGCCGTCGCCGCCCTGGCGGGCCAGGGGATCGTCAAGGTGAACCGCGTGGCCGAGTCGTTGGGGCAGGCCGCCGACGCGGGCGCGCATCGCGCGGTGTTCGCGGCGGTGACGGCGGGCCTGCCCGTCCTGCTGCCCGCCCCGGGCGCCCGCGCCGCCGCCGGGCTGCCCGATCTGCTGGCGCTCGCCGCCCGCATCGCCGAGACCGCGCGGCTGCGCGCGGACGTGCCGGAGGTCGCGGCCGTCGCGGCGCGCGGCGGATCGAGCCGGCTCGTCCGCGAGGCCGCCCGCCTGCACCAGGCGGCGAACGGCTGA
- a CDS encoding DprA-like winged helix domain-containing protein, producing the protein MSITAPAQGYSYARPSGLSDGRLGLSTSGGRTAAGPAARPHFFSGVVTRPAPAAAALLAVADVATTRYHRPGGTSRDPVVTCNGDRLRLEAFSGCGGVYARLDLLAGALDGDVHDLGTTNVDVNPPLRTALARVGAGDPLHFAVGADELVVTTGDGAAVEKKVLLPDRWLRGFAEVQVITAGFDPRAELRGPEAVRFVRSLRSGGAPWFVPAGRTLRPSARPVPGAVCAAAPERLRTMLPLLRFATALRAYGPPAPDGPAASVWELELPGMRYVLALSPEIHRGFSGEGAVLDALSADDTADDADLVGALLAFEPRLDTDVLAERSGLPAARVRAALTCLGTAGRVGFDAAEAAYFHRELPYDGARVTALNPRLRAARELAGTVRRAADGTALVPGSEREHRVRGSSCTCSWWTRHGGGRGPCKHVLAVRIAGEAR; encoded by the coding sequence ATGTCGATCACGGCACCGGCCCAGGGGTACTCGTACGCGCGCCCGTCGGGGCTGTCGGACGGGCGGCTCGGCCTGTCCACCTCGGGCGGGCGCACCGCCGCCGGGCCCGCCGCGCGTCCGCACTTCTTCAGCGGCGTCGTGACGCGTCCGGCCCCGGCCGCCGCCGCGCTGCTGGCCGTCGCCGACGTCGCGACGACGCGTTACCACCGGCCCGGCGGCACGTCCCGCGACCCGGTGGTCACCTGCAACGGGGACCGGCTGCGGCTGGAGGCGTTCTCAGGCTGCGGCGGCGTCTACGCGCGGCTCGACCTGCTCGCCGGGGCGCTCGACGGAGACGTCCACGACCTCGGCACCACCAACGTGGACGTCAACCCGCCGCTGCGCACGGCGCTGGCCCGGGTGGGCGCGGGCGACCCGCTGCACTTCGCGGTCGGCGCGGACGAGCTGGTCGTCACCACCGGCGACGGCGCCGCCGTGGAGAAGAAGGTGCTGCTCCCCGACCGGTGGCTGCGCGGGTTCGCCGAGGTCCAGGTGATCACGGCGGGCTTCGACCCGCGCGCGGAGCTGCGCGGACCGGAGGCGGTGCGGTTCGTCCGGTCGCTGCGGTCGGGCGGGGCGCCGTGGTTCGTCCCGGCGGGGCGGACGCTGCGGCCGTCGGCGCGTCCGGTGCCCGGCGCGGTGTGCGCGGCGGCGCCCGAGCGGCTCCGGACGATGCTGCCGCTGCTGCGGTTCGCGACGGCGCTGCGCGCGTACGGGCCGCCCGCGCCGGACGGCCCGGCGGCGAGCGTGTGGGAGCTGGAGCTGCCCGGGATGCGGTACGTCCTCGCGCTGTCCCCCGAGATCCACCGGGGCTTCTCCGGTGAGGGCGCGGTGCTGGACGCCCTGTCCGCCGACGACACCGCCGACGACGCGGACCTGGTCGGCGCGCTGCTGGCGTTCGAGCCCCGGCTCGACACCGACGTGCTCGCCGAGCGGTCCGGCCTGCCCGCCGCCCGCGTCCGCGCCGCGCTGACCTGCCTCGGGACGGCCGGACGCGTCGGTTTCGACGCCGCCGAGGCCGCCTACTTCCACCGCGAGCTGCCCTACGACGGCGCCCGCGTCACTGCGCTGAACCCCCGGCTGCGGGCGGCGCGGGAGCTGGCCGGGACGGTGCGGCGCGCGGCGGACGGCACCGCGCTCGTCCCGGGCTCGGAGCGCGAGCACCGGGTGCGGGGATCGTCGTGCACGTGCTCGTGGTGGACGCGGCACGGAGGCGGGCGGGGGCCGTGCAAGCACGTCCTCGCCGTCCGGATCGCCGGGGAGGCGCGATGA
- a CDS encoding DUF3817 domain-containing protein — MEAAVTRYRALALTVGVMLLLLVFVAMPIRYIGGNATPSGIISPIHGILYIVYLVMAYDLWRRFSWPLPKMALMVTAGLIPFLAFYIEHKIVGEARAELAAREAGPETASAPAQA, encoded by the coding sequence GTGGAAGCGGCCGTCACCCGCTACCGCGCCCTCGCTCTCACGGTGGGCGTGATGCTGCTGCTCCTCGTCTTCGTGGCGATGCCGATCCGCTACATCGGCGGCAACGCGACGCCGTCGGGGATCATCTCGCCGATCCACGGCATCCTCTACATCGTCTACCTGGTCATGGCCTACGACCTGTGGCGGCGGTTCTCCTGGCCGCTGCCGAAGATGGCGCTCATGGTCACGGCGGGCCTGATCCCGTTCCTCGCGTTCTACATCGAGCACAAGATCGTGGGCGAGGCGCGGGCCGAGCTGGCCGCCCGCGAGGCCGGCCCCGAGACGGCCTCCGCCCCCGCCCAGGCGTGA
- a CDS encoding GNAT family N-acetyltransferase, protein MTAPPPGLRLRALAPGDLGWVISRNGALYAAECGWDETYEARVAEVLSTYVVNRDPARADGWIAELDGERAGAVFCSPREGDVAQLRMLHVEPFARGAGVGAALIDACLTFARQAGYREIALWTTALQRAAIRLYERAGFRLTTEDPPVRRFGDVIHGQLWTRPL, encoded by the coding sequence GTGACGGCCCCGCCGCCGGGCCTGCGGCTGCGCGCCCTGGCGCCCGGCGACCTCGGCTGGGTGATCTCCCGCAACGGCGCCCTCTACGCGGCCGAGTGCGGCTGGGACGAGACCTACGAGGCGCGCGTGGCCGAAGTCCTGTCCACGTACGTGGTGAACCGCGACCCGGCGCGGGCCGACGGCTGGATCGCCGAACTCGACGGCGAACGCGCGGGCGCGGTCTTCTGCTCGCCCCGCGAAGGGGACGTCGCGCAGCTCCGCATGCTGCACGTGGAACCGTTCGCGCGCGGCGCGGGCGTCGGCGCCGCGCTGATCGACGCGTGCCTGACGTTCGCCCGGCAGGCCGGCTACCGCGAGATCGCCCTCTGGACGACGGCCCTGCAACGCGCCGCGATCCGCCTCTACGAACGCGCGGGCTTCCGCCTGACGACCGAGGACCCGCCGGTCCGCCGCTTCGGCGACGTGATCCACGGCCAACTCTGGACCCGCCCCCTCTAA
- a CDS encoding MFS transporter, whose amino-acid sequence MAARRPWTIVWLLFLFMVVNFADKTVLGLAGKDIQADLRLGDTAFGTVGSAFYLLFSVSGGIVGFLADRVPARGLLTGLVLLWSAAQLVAALPAAGFAVLVATRVVLGAAEGPAFPLANHTAFGWFPDRERAVPGAMLPIGAAAGVAVGAPVLALTIGQWGWRSAFALTGVLGLAWTVAWLRLGADGPHAARAPEADGRAVPYARLLGRGSVLAALAACFAAYWMLAVVTTWLPQYLQRVHGHSLGRASMVAALAQAGSIALVLGVAVGSRGMLRAGAPSRVARGVVGGSAITASGLAVALLTRVGGTGALVVVLLVAFAGAHTFITLTQTALAEIAPVRQRAPLLGAVIALASTAGAFGPAVTGALVEGAPDAAAGFGHAFDLAAVLLVAGGLLAAALVRPERDRAALGPPADLAVAG is encoded by the coding sequence ATGGCGGCACGGCGTCCCTGGACGATCGTCTGGCTCCTGTTCCTCTTCATGGTCGTGAACTTCGCCGACAAGACGGTCCTCGGCCTGGCGGGCAAGGACATCCAGGCCGACCTGCGCCTCGGCGACACCGCGTTCGGGACGGTCGGCAGCGCGTTCTACCTGCTGTTCAGCGTGTCCGGCGGGATCGTCGGGTTCCTCGCCGACCGCGTCCCGGCCCGCGGCCTGCTCACCGGACTGGTCCTGCTGTGGAGCGCCGCGCAGCTCGTGGCGGCGCTCCCGGCGGCCGGGTTCGCGGTTCTGGTCGCGACGCGCGTCGTGCTCGGCGCGGCCGAAGGCCCGGCGTTCCCGCTGGCCAACCACACCGCGTTCGGCTGGTTCCCCGACCGCGAGCGCGCCGTCCCGGGCGCGATGCTGCCGATCGGCGCGGCGGCGGGCGTCGCGGTCGGCGCGCCCGTCCTCGCGCTGACGATCGGCCAGTGGGGGTGGCGGTCGGCGTTCGCGCTGACCGGCGTCCTCGGCCTGGCCTGGACGGTCGCGTGGCTGCGGCTCGGCGCGGACGGCCCGCACGCGGCCCGGGCCCCCGAGGCGGACGGCCGCGCCGTCCCGTACGCGCGGCTGCTCGGCCGGGGCAGCGTCCTCGCCGCGCTCGCCGCGTGCTTCGCCGCCTACTGGATGCTCGCGGTCGTGACGACCTGGCTGCCGCAGTACCTCCAGCGCGTCCACGGCCACTCGCTGGGCCGGGCGAGCATGGTCGCGGCGCTCGCGCAGGCCGGGTCGATCGCGCTGGTGCTCGGCGTCGCCGTCGGGTCGCGCGGGATGCTGCGGGCGGGCGCGCCGAGCCGGGTCGCGCGCGGCGTGGTCGGCGGCTCGGCGATCACGGCGTCCGGGCTGGCGGTCGCGCTGCTCACCCGCGTCGGCGGGACGGGCGCGCTCGTCGTCGTGCTGCTCGTCGCGTTCGCGGGCGCCCACACGTTCATCACGCTCACCCAGACCGCGCTGGCCGAGATCGCGCCGGTGCGGCAGCGGGCGCCGCTGCTCGGCGCGGTCATCGCGCTGGCGTCCACGGCGGGCGCGTTCGGCCCGGCGGTGACCGGCGCGCTGGTCGAGGGCGCGCCGGACGCGGCGGCGGGCTTCGGGCACGCGTTCGACCTGGCCGCCGTCCTGCTGGTCGCGGGCGGGCTGCTGGCGGCGGCGCTGGTCCGGCCCGAGCGGGACCGGGCCGCGCTCGGGCCGCCGGCCGACCTGGCGGTCGCGGGCTGA
- a CDS encoding glutamate decarboxylase: MALHRVATETTDDVFTAPLAERPLPKTRIPDGPTDPKVVYDLLRAELLLDGNSAQNLATFCTTYNGDEVKRLMADALDKNMVDKDEYPQTAEIERRCVRILADLWNAPGGPDTMGCSTTGSSEAAMLGGLALKWRWRKAREAAGRPAGTPNLVCGPVQVCWEKFARYFDVELRQIPLEPGATGIRPHQLAQYVDENTIGVVAILGVTFTCDYEPVAEIAGALDAIQADTGLDVPIHVDAASGGFVAPFVRPDLVWDFRLERVASINASGHKYGLAPLTCGWAVWRSADLLPEELIFHVDYLGGEMPTFALNFSRPGGEVIAQYFNLLRLGREGYRRVQQSCMDTAQYLAGRLRDMKVFELLYDGSSALPAVCYTLDGDPGYTLYDITEQLRTRGWQVPSYPLPAGRSSTVVQRVLIRHGISRDEISLLADDIEAVLSKLRAGGGRGGPQEPSFHH, encoded by the coding sequence ATGGCGCTCCACCGCGTGGCGACCGAGACGACCGACGACGTGTTCACCGCGCCGCTGGCCGAGCGGCCCCTGCCGAAGACCCGCATCCCCGACGGCCCGACCGATCCGAAGGTCGTCTACGACCTGCTGCGCGCCGAACTGCTGCTGGACGGCAACTCCGCGCAGAACCTCGCCACCTTCTGCACCACGTACAACGGCGACGAGGTCAAGCGGCTCATGGCCGACGCGCTGGACAAGAACATGGTCGACAAGGACGAGTACCCGCAGACCGCCGAGATCGAGCGGCGCTGCGTCCGGATCCTCGCCGACCTGTGGAACGCGCCCGGCGGCCCGGACACGATGGGCTGCTCCACGACCGGGTCCAGCGAGGCGGCGATGCTCGGCGGGCTCGCGCTGAAGTGGCGGTGGCGCAAGGCGCGGGAGGCGGCGGGCAGGCCCGCCGGCACGCCGAACCTCGTCTGCGGGCCGGTGCAGGTGTGCTGGGAGAAGTTCGCGCGGTACTTCGACGTGGAACTGCGGCAGATCCCGCTGGAGCCGGGCGCGACGGGCATCCGTCCGCACCAGCTCGCGCAGTACGTGGACGAGAACACGATCGGCGTCGTCGCGATCCTCGGCGTCACGTTCACCTGCGACTACGAGCCCGTCGCCGAGATCGCCGGGGCGCTGGACGCGATCCAGGCCGACACCGGGCTGGACGTCCCGATCCACGTGGACGCGGCGAGCGGCGGGTTCGTGGCGCCGTTCGTCCGGCCCGACCTCGTGTGGGACTTCCGGCTGGAGCGGGTCGCGTCGATCAACGCGTCCGGGCACAAGTACGGGCTCGCGCCGCTCACCTGCGGCTGGGCGGTCTGGCGGTCGGCGGACCTGCTGCCGGAGGAACTGATCTTCCACGTGGACTACCTGGGCGGCGAGATGCCCACGTTCGCGCTGAACTTCTCCCGGCCCGGCGGCGAGGTCATCGCGCAGTACTTCAACCTGCTGCGCCTCGGCCGCGAGGGGTACCGGCGCGTCCAGCAGAGCTGCATGGACACCGCGCAGTACCTCGCCGGGCGGCTGCGCGACATGAAGGTGTTCGAGCTGCTGTACGACGGGTCGTCCGCACTGCCCGCCGTCTGCTACACGCTGGACGGCGACCCCGGGTACACGCTCTACGACATCACCGAGCAGCTCCGGACGCGGGGCTGGCAGGTGCCGTCGTATCCGCTGCCCGCCGGACGCAGTTCGACGGTCGTGCAGCGGGTGCTGATCCGGCACGGCATCAGCCGGGACGAGATCTCGCTGCTCGCCGACGACATCGAGGCCGTCCTGTCGAAACTGCGCGCGGGCGGCGGACGGGGCGGGCCGCAGGAGCCGTCCTTCCACCACTGA
- a CDS encoding DUF2267 domain-containing protein: MKYGQFIKTVRENGEYTDRREAEHVAVSVLEVLRSRMTPEGAAHLAAQLPEPLDDVLLADAPDLPGSFGVDEFCRRVAERTHAAGTSAQMDASVVLSTVAATVSGGELNRVLSQLPSGYAPLFGEHELSD; encoded by the coding sequence ATGAAGTACGGCCAGTTCATCAAGACGGTGCGGGAGAACGGGGAGTACACCGACCGGCGGGAGGCCGAGCACGTCGCGGTCTCGGTGCTGGAGGTGCTGCGCAGCCGGATGACGCCCGAGGGCGCCGCGCACCTGGCGGCCCAGCTCCCCGAGCCGCTGGACGACGTCCTGCTCGCCGACGCCCCCGACCTGCCCGGGTCGTTCGGCGTGGACGAGTTCTGCCGCCGGGTGGCCGAGCGCACGCACGCGGCGGGCACGTCGGCGCAGATGGACGCGAGCGTCGTCCTGTCCACGGTCGCGGCGACGGTGTCGGGCGGCGAGCTGAACCGCGTGCTGAGCCAGCTCCCGTCCGGGTACGCGCCGCTGTTCGGCGAGCACGAGCTGAGCGACTAG